A window of the Vigna angularis cultivar LongXiaoDou No.4 chromosome 3, ASM1680809v1, whole genome shotgun sequence genome harbors these coding sequences:
- the LOC108320181 gene encoding probable aspartyl protease At4g16563: MPPPPSLVFSILCFLSVFIFTSSSTPNTITLPLSHVFTNHPSSQPFHTLKLAVSTSITRAHHLKNHQPNPLKTQIHPKRYGGYSIDLNFGTPPQTFSFILDTGSTLVWLPCSSHYLCSNCNSFHNAPKSFIPKNSTSSKLVGCTNPKCTWLFGANVESRCCKQNTATANCSLTCPAYTVQYGLGSTAGFLLSENLNFPGKILPDFLVGCSIVSVYQPAGIAGFGRGPESLPSQMNLTGFSYCLLSHQFDESPESSDLVLHTSSSDRKRTNGVSYTPFRKNPSSKNPAFGAYYYLTLRRIVVGEKRVRVPKRLLEPDVDGNGGTIVDSGSTFTFMERPIFDLVAQEFAKQVNYTRAREVEKQSGLSPCFVVSGTASFPELRFEFRGGAKMSQPLTNYFSLVGKSDVACLTIVSDDDVSGGPSVILGNYQQQNFYVEYDLRNERFGFRSQSCKTRV, from the coding sequence AtgcctcctcctccttctcttgtTTTCTCTATACTCTGTTTTCTCTCTGTCTTCATCTTCACTTCATCATCCACACCCAACACCATCACCCTCCCTCTCTCCCACGTATTCACCAACCACCCTTCTTCGCAGCCATTCCACACCCTTAAACTCGCGGTTTCAACTTCCATCACAAGAGCCCACCACCTCAAAAATCACCAACCCAACCCACTCAAAACCCAAATCCACCCCAAAAGATACGGAGGATACTCCATCGACCTCAATTTCGGAACTCCGCCACAAACCTTCTCCTTTATTCTCGACACCGGAAGCACCCTCGTCTGGCTCCCGTGCTCCTCCCACTACCTCTGCTCAAATTGCAACTCCTTCCACAATGCACCCAAATCTTTCATCCCCAAGAACTCTACTTCCTCCAAGTTAGTGGGCTGCACCAACCCCAAATGCACGTGGCTCTTCGGTGCCAACGTTGAATCGCGCTGTTGCAAACAAAACACTGCAACCGCCAACTGTTCACTCACATGCCCTGCTTACACTGTCCAATACGGGCTGGGCTCAACCGCGGGCTTTCTCCTCTCGGAAAATCTCAACTTTCCCGGGAAGATCCTCCCCGATTTTCTCGTCGGCTGCTCCATCGTCTCCGTCTACCAGCCAGCCGGAATCGCGGGCTTCGGCCGCGGTCCGGAGTCCCTTCCGTCGCAGATGAACCTCACTGGATTCTCTTACTGCTTACTCTCACACCAGTTCGACGAATCGCCGGAATCCAGCGACCTCGTCTTGCACACTTCCTCCTCCGACAGGAAAAGAACAAACGGCGTCAGCTACACGCCTTTCCGGAAAAACCCGTCGAGCAAAAACCCCGCGTTCGGTGCTTACTATTACCTTACTCTCAGGAGAATCGTCGTTGGGGAGAAGCGCGTGCGGGTTCCGAAGAGGCTCCTAGAGCCTGACGTTGACGGTAACGGTGGGACTATCGTGGACTCGGGGTCCACCTTCACGTTCATGGAAAGGCCGATTTTTGATTTGGTGGCACAAGAGTTTGCGAAGCAGGTGAACTACACGCGCGCGAGGGAGGTGGAGAAACAATCCGGGCTGAGTCCGTGCTTTGTGGTGTCTGGAACGGCGTCGTTTCCGGAGCTCCGGTTTGAGTTCAGGGGCGGCGCGAAGATGAGTCAGCCTCTGACGAATTATTTTTCGTTGGTCGGGAAATCCGACGTGGCGTGTTTGACTATTGTGTCTGATGATGACGTGTCGGGTGGGCCCTCTGTGATATTGGGGAACTATCAGCAGCAGAATTTCTACGTTGAGTATGACTTGAGAAACGAGAGGTTCGGGTTTCGGAGTCAGAGTTGCAAAACGCGCGTTTAA